The following nucleotide sequence is from Streptomyces sp. HUAS CB01.
CTACCTCGTGGCGGCCCGGGCCGGGGGCAGACCGAGTTCCAAGGCCGTGAAGGCCGAGCAGCTCGGGGTGGAGGTGCTCACGCCGGAAGCCTTCGCCGAGATCGTCGCGGACTACCTCGGCTGAGGACGCGGGCCCCAGGGGCCCCGGAACGTCCGGGGTCTCCGGTTCCGCAACCTCCGGGTCCCCGGTTCCGCAACCTCCGGGGTCTCCGGCTCCACAACCTCCGGTCCCCGGTTCCGCAACCTCCGGGGTCGCCGGCTCCGCAACGGCCGGAGCGAGCCGCCTTCCCCGGGTGCGGTGCGCCGTGCCCCGGCGTTGCGGCGGGCGACGGGCTTCCCCGGCCGGGAACGTGGTCAGGAGACGCCGCGCTCGCCGAGGTAGTCCGCCCGCCCGTCGTCGTCGAACTCGAACGGGCCCTCCGGAATGACGCAGAACTCGTTCCCCTCCGGGTCGGCCATGACCAGGAACCCGCCCGACGCGTACGGATCGAGGAGCCGGCCGCCCAGCGCCTCGACGCGTGCCTGCTCGGCGGCCGGGTCCGGCGAGGCGACGTCGAAGTGGAGTCGGTTCTTCCCGTTCTTCGTCCCGGCGACCTTCTGGAATCCCAATCCCAATCCCTGCCCAGCCCCCCGCTCGAGCCATACGTAAGGGCCCGTTCTCGCCGCGACAGGTCTTCCCAGGAGCTCGCCCCAGAACGCGGCCAGCCGCTCGGGGTCCACGCAGTCGATGATGAGGTCCTTGATCGTCAGCAGCCGGGTCTCCGCCATGGGGCGATCCTGGCAGACGCCTCACACCGGGATACGGCGGGCGATGAAGCTTCCGACGCAGTTGCGTTCGGCGATGGCGGGCAGGGCGCACAGGCTGATGAAGCCCATTCCCGCGAACAGGGCCGACTGCAGGTAGAGCTCGTACAGCCCCGAACCTTCGCGGATCAGCTCGTAGCAGCTCGTCGCCATCAGGGCGCCGAGCACACACATCCCGAGGAACATCAGGACCAGGAGGGCGCCGCCCAGTGCGTACGGCCAGCGGCGGCTCGGTGCGGAGGCGCCACCCGCTCCGGACCCCCGGGGCTCGCGGGCGTCCCCGAGCGACGGCGCCCCGCCGGTCGAGGCCGTTGCGGCCGCTGCGGCCCGCGAGGGGACGTCAGCCCCACCGACGCCGACCTCGGTGCGGGAGTGCACAGACGTGTACATGAGCCATTCACCTGCAGTCATCGCGGTCCGGGGAGTCGTGGGAGAGGTGCCGCCCTCGCGTCGTCCGGTGCCGAGCGGCGCCTCCGGTACCAGTAGGCCCGAGCGGACGGCTCCTGTCCCGAGACGGGAATTCGGGGCTTGACACCGTCGGCCCGCCATGGTGTTGCCCGAGGCCCGACCCGAATCGCTCGGCTGCCCGACCGGCGCGTACGGTCCGTGATGTGGCCGATGCGACACGTGATGCCGGTGCGGGCTGAGAGGCGGGCAATTCGGCCTCGCCCGCCGGCTCGGTGCCGTCCGATGCAAACCACAGACCGTCCGACTGCGTCCTTCCGGACATGCACACGATCTTCGGGGGAATGCACCAGCTGCTCAGGTTCGGGATGCTGCAGGCGAGGTGCTGCGCTTTCGCGGTGGCGCTCCTCGGCGGCATCGCGGTCTCCCGGATGCTGCCGGAACTGCCCGTCGCCCGGTACGACCTGGTCCTCGGCTACGGCCTGCTGCTGACCTTCGCGGCCCGGCGCCTGGGCTGGGAGAGCAGCCGCGACACCCTCGTGATCGCCGCCTGCCATGTCGTGGGACTGCTGTTCGAGCTGGTCAAAGTGCGCATGGGCTCCTGGAGCTACCCCGAGGAAGCGCTGACCAAGATCGCCGGGGTGCCGCTGTACGGCGGTTTCATGTACGCGGCCGTCGCAAGCTACGTCTGCCGAGCCTGGCGCCTGTTCGACCTGCGCTTCACGGGCTACCGCGCGACCGCGACCGCACTGGTCGCGGCGGCCGTGTACCTCAACTTCTTCTCCCACCACTGGCTGCCGGACTTCCGCTGGCCGCTCGCGGCGGCAATGGTGGCGGTGACCGCCGGAGCCTGGGTCGGCTTCACCGTCGGCCGCCGGCGCTACCGTATGCCGCTCGCCGTGTCCTTCCTGCTGATCGGCTTCTTCCTGTGGGTCGCGGAGAACGCCGCCACCTACGCCGGTGCCTGGAGCTATCCGCACCAGCTCGGCGGCTGGGAACCGGTGGCGCTGACCAAGTTCGGCGCCTGGGCGCTGCTGATCAGTGTCACGTTCGTCCTCGCCGAACGACTGAGACGTGCCGGCGGGGGTGAACGGCCGACCGGGCAATCGGTCTGAACACCGACGAGCGGGCCGGGGAACGGGCCGGGGAGCAGACCGAGGTACGGACCGAGGCACGGAGTGAGGAGCGGAATCCGCCGTTCGGGGTAGATATCCGACACACCCCTCGACGAGGAGGACGCGCCATGAACGGAGAACGCGTTCCTGACGGCAAAGAGCGGCAGGACGGGCGGGGGGAGACGGAAGAGGAGCGGGCCGACCGCCAGTGGCAGGAACTCGTGCAGGAGATACGGGTCGTGCAGACGGGCGTGCAGATCCTGTTCGGCTTCCTGCTGACCGTCGTCTTCACCCCGATCTTCCAGCGGCTCGACCAGACCGACAAGGCCATCTACATCGTGACGGTCATCCTCGGTTCGCTGGCCACCGGGGCCCTCGTCGCCCCGGTCGCCTTCCACCGCATCGTCACCGGGCGGCGCATCAAGCCGGAGACGGTCACCTGGGCCTCGCGCCTCACCTTCGTCGGGATCGTTCTGCTGCTCGCCACCCTGATCACGGCGCTGTTCCTGATCCTGCGCACGGCCACGCACGACGGCTTCGTGCCCTATCTGGTGGCCGGGGTACTCGCCTGGTACCTGCTCTGCTGGTTCGTCCTCCCGCTCTGGGCCCGGACGCGCTACACCGCGGACTCCGTCGACGACGCCGCGTAGCCTCGTCCCTCCGTTTCACTGTGCCGGGGCGGCAGAGGGCCGCCGTGCGATGAACGCCGGGCCGACGCCGACCGTACTCCTGGGCACGATTCCGGGAGGTCTGCCCAGCGATGCCGTTCACCCACCGCGCACCCGCGGCCGTTGCCGCGCTTCTCCTCGGCGCGCCGCTCCTCGTCGTCGCGGCCGGGGCCGCCCCGGCAGCTGCCCACGGCGCTCCCACGGATCCGGTCAGCAGGGCGGTCGCCTGCGGCCCCCGGGGCGGTCATACGGGGTCTGCCGCCTGCGCGGCGGCGGTGGACGTCGGCGGGCGCGCGGTGCTGAAGGAATGGGACAACATCCGGGTGGCGGGCGTCGCGGGCGACGACCGCCGGGTGATCCCTGACGGTCAGCTGTGCAGTGCGGGCAT
It contains:
- a CDS encoding DUF6328 family protein, whose translation is MNGERVPDGKERQDGRGETEEERADRQWQELVQEIRVVQTGVQILFGFLLTVVFTPIFQRLDQTDKAIYIVTVILGSLATGALVAPVAFHRIVTGRRIKPETVTWASRLTFVGIVLLLATLITALFLILRTATHDGFVPYLVAGVLAWYLLCWFVLPLWARTRYTADSVDDAA
- a CDS encoding DUF817 domain-containing protein, coding for MHTIFGGMHQLLRFGMLQARCCAFAVALLGGIAVSRMLPELPVARYDLVLGYGLLLTFAARRLGWESSRDTLVIAACHVVGLLFELVKVRMGSWSYPEEALTKIAGVPLYGGFMYAAVASYVCRAWRLFDLRFTGYRATATALVAAAVYLNFFSHHWLPDFRWPLAAAMVAVTAGAWVGFTVGRRRYRMPLAVSFLLIGFFLWVAENAATYAGAWSYPHQLGGWEPVALTKFGAWALLISVTFVLAERLRRAGGGERPTGQSV
- a CDS encoding VOC family protein gives rise to the protein MAETRLLTIKDLIIDCVDPERLAAFWGELLGRPVAARTGPYVWLERGAGQGLGLGFQKVAGTKNGKNRLHFDVASPDPAAEQARVEALGGRLLDPYASGGFLVMADPEGNEFCVIPEGPFEFDDDGRADYLGERGVS